In one Mucilaginibacter ginsenosidivorax genomic region, the following are encoded:
- a CDS encoding T9SS type A sorting domain-containing protein produces MRLLFCLLFFVMTFDITNANAATYTWAGGSTGNWTTASNWSGGTFGTYPGLLGTSDIAIINTDVTITITYGDFIQSINTLTASNTRTVNINFVTFFFNPTLTVSSAINVGTGTTTGSLNFTGNGSVAGTANIVVNKGTTFSTTSTVSTTAGSMDLSGTGTFNGVLTLNGQLNVNNTATAVFTTNATGNTITSGGVQVHSNNTLTWGGTGSTTVSSSSQLYTQSTNGSQSTLTVSSGNTVNFTANLTVSSSNPYTAFLVNNGILKFTNCSINTQDPGSSAITAITNNSTGQITLQGASSSISLAARINLLNAGTIIANSCTSAIGTSNPGGFITNSGTLTLNTATLSLVGGTGTFTNSGTFNLNTTSNFNTGNPTTFTNSSTGIVNMSASTATFAGGTTISNAGDWNINSSSTINTGNPNHITNTGSIDLSASTFNFTGGADITNSGSITGISSSNFNLTGSPSFINNTTSGSSFSLNASTATIGAGAYLTNAGTITTSNTSFVTMTGNPTNINNNTGSTFNATSTKFTLVAGSSITNTGAAFNATSCTIAQTGNPSNITNQYSSTTTGTNGTMTFNNTQCTFDGSIILTNYGTFTANNGSTLNISSLSSSGTINNYGTFYAGTSGSSCIVTLNGSQPKITNDISGTLVGKFYVGSTSIIYPTSTTNGVITNTNNGVSNVYPTFTLQSDANGSASIGTIGSSTVFTGLFNVERFLTGGGLSTNRGYRLLSSPVNQSQSTSSTSNTVGLDYLNSHVYRNATYAGAFTAGPGTSPANGFSFSNTNPTIYVYRENLNNNNSLFTSGKNVAVTKITTTNTTSASGTTSTIDLTNTQTGASPGQSLPVANGFLMYFVGPSSRSDGSTSTPPADATLTAGGYINQGDITVNLWYSPNGGVGKLGNTAPSSPGYNMVGNPYPCTINLATVLSDNNSSTGIDNIYLLSAKNSPNQVYTAYTASGTSAPLGTGGRGYAASGEGFMVHVKSSAGTAGSLTFKESEKAPLIQLTGTSSILSAPQRPILTINDINTSRSFNELFPVSGNPTIQSIQDGLTGFFMKMEKDSSVYDYCGIYFNDQWDAKFHDGDALDLDGAGPRVYMSSYSSDGIRSAVKHFPDYKKGALIKLYADGKADGLYNLKIEGIQNIDTVNYKITLLDHFKKDSLDIGRYKSYAFNILKSDTNTFGANRFALSIRQLPTSAYQLASFTAQKATDGILLTWRAYNEGSNYFFTLEKQEENGTNYSPIYQLQSNGGTIYKYTDKTPNSGNNIYRLKQVDLFGNITYSAPVNIYYDKSGNANMFTLYPNPTAETINVNVTFGKTSSATTGSYKLNIYDATGTLVTQRSSANSSWCENVSQFKPGVYIVELTENGGNSLGKAKFVKK; encoded by the coding sequence ATGAGATTGCTTTTTTGCCTTTTGTTTTTTGTAATGACGTTTGATATTACAAATGCTAATGCAGCCACGTACACATGGGCAGGCGGATCTACCGGCAATTGGACAACAGCAAGCAATTGGTCTGGCGGAACATTTGGCACCTATCCCGGGCTTTTAGGCACTTCGGATATTGCCATAATCAATACCGACGTAACGATAACAATTACCTACGGAGATTTTATCCAATCGATAAATACGCTCACGGCCAGCAATACCAGGACCGTTAATATAAATTTTGTTACCTTTTTTTTCAATCCAACTTTAACGGTTAGTTCTGCAATTAACGTTGGAACCGGAACCACCACAGGCTCTCTTAACTTTACCGGGAACGGATCTGTAGCCGGCACGGCCAATATAGTTGTTAATAAAGGCACCACTTTCAGCACCACTTCCACCGTTTCTACAACTGCGGGCTCAATGGATCTTAGCGGAACGGGTACATTTAACGGTGTTTTGACACTTAACGGCCAACTTAATGTTAACAACACGGCAACTGCGGTGTTTACCACCAACGCCACTGGTAATACAATAACATCCGGCGGGGTTCAGGTACACTCCAATAACACTTTAACGTGGGGTGGCACAGGCAGCACAACCGTATCGTCAAGTTCGCAATTGTATACGCAGAGCACCAATGGCTCGCAGTCTACGCTTACTGTTTCATCGGGTAACACTGTAAACTTCACTGCTAACTTAACGGTAAGTTCAAGCAATCCGTACACAGCATTTTTGGTAAATAACGGTATATTAAAATTTACCAATTGCAGTATCAATACCCAGGATCCGGGTAGCTCGGCTATTACGGCAATTACTAACAACAGTACCGGGCAAATTACTTTGCAGGGGGCATCATCTTCAATCTCCCTGGCAGCCCGTATTAACCTCCTAAACGCCGGTACAATTATAGCAAACTCTTGTACTTCGGCTATAGGCACTTCCAACCCTGGCGGCTTTATTACAAACAGTGGCACCTTAACTTTAAATACAGCTACATTATCATTAGTGGGTGGCACCGGAACTTTTACCAACTCCGGAACTTTTAATTTAAATACAACATCCAATTTTAATACCGGTAACCCTACTACTTTTACAAACAGTTCAACGGGCATCGTCAATATGAGTGCATCCACTGCAACCTTCGCCGGAGGAACAACTATTTCAAATGCAGGCGACTGGAATATAAATAGCTCATCAACTATTAATACAGGTAACCCCAATCACATCACCAATACAGGCTCTATAGATCTTTCGGCATCCACCTTTAATTTTACGGGTGGTGCTGATATTACCAATTCAGGGTCTATTACGGGGATATCATCATCAAATTTCAATTTAACCGGAAGCCCATCATTTATCAACAATACTACTTCAGGCAGCAGTTTCTCGCTAAACGCATCAACAGCAACTATCGGGGCCGGGGCTTATTTAACTAATGCCGGCACAATTACAACGTCTAACACATCGTTTGTAACCATGACAGGCAACCCCACTAATATTAACAACAACACCGGCAGTACCTTTAATGCCACATCTACAAAGTTTACCCTGGTTGCCGGATCGAGTATTACCAATACCGGTGCTGCTTTTAATGCCACATCTTGCACTATAGCGCAAACCGGCAATCCAAGTAACATTACCAACCAATATAGTAGCACAACTACCGGCACCAATGGTACCATGACCTTTAACAATACGCAATGCACATTTGATGGCAGCATTATATTAACTAACTACGGTACTTTTACAGCAAATAACGGTTCAACGTTAAATATATCCAGCCTTAGTTCAAGCGGTACTATCAATAATTACGGTACCTTTTATGCAGGAACTTCCGGCTCATCATGTATCGTTACGTTAAATGGCAGCCAACCTAAAATTACGAATGATATTAGCGGTACTCTTGTTGGTAAGTTTTATGTGGGTTCTACTTCAATTATTTACCCCACATCTACTACTAATGGGGTTATTACCAATACCAATAACGGTGTTAGCAATGTTTACCCCACATTTACACTTCAATCCGATGCAAATGGTTCGGCATCCATAGGCACTATAGGCTCAAGCACCGTATTTACCGGCTTGTTTAATGTGGAACGTTTTTTAACAGGTGGCGGCCTTTCAACCAATCGCGGATACAGGCTGCTTTCGTCGCCTGTTAATCAATCGCAGTCCACTTCGAGTACATCAAATACAGTTGGATTAGATTATCTTAATAGCCACGTATACCGTAATGCTACCTACGCTGGTGCATTTACAGCCGGCCCGGGCACCTCGCCTGCAAATGGTTTTAGTTTTAGCAATACCAATCCAACTATTTATGTGTATCGCGAAAACCTAAATAATAATAATTCCCTTTTTACATCAGGCAAAAATGTTGCAGTAACAAAAATCACCACAACCAATACCACAAGCGCATCGGGTACAACCAGCACTATCGATCTTACCAATACCCAAACAGGGGCGTCGCCGGGCCAGTCATTACCGGTAGCCAACGGGTTCCTGATGTATTTTGTAGGACCAAGCAGCCGCTCCGATGGATCAACCTCAACACCTCCCGCTGATGCCACCTTAACTGCCGGGGGTTACATTAACCAGGGGGATATAACTGTTAATTTGTGGTACAGCCCTAACGGCGGAGTAGGAAAGCTTGGCAATACGGCCCCGTCATCTCCGGGCTATAACATGGTAGGCAACCCTTACCCCTGCACCATAAACCTGGCCACAGTTTTATCTGACAATAACAGCAGTACCGGCATTGATAACATTTACCTTTTATCGGCCAAAAATAGCCCAAACCAGGTTTATACTGCTTACACCGCATCCGGCACATCGGCCCCGCTGGGCACCGGGGGCCGCGGTTACGCTGCAAGCGGCGAAGGATTCATGGTGCACGTAAAGTCATCAGCGGGAACTGCAGGTTCGCTTACGTTTAAAGAAAGCGAAAAAGCACCGCTCATTCAGCTCACAGGAACTTCGTCCATTTTATCGGCACCACAAAGGCCAATTCTTACTATCAATGATATTAATACCAGCAGAAGTTTTAATGAACTATTTCCGGTCAGCGGAAACCCAACTATCCAATCTATACAGGATGGGTTAACCGGTTTTTTCATGAAAATGGAAAAAGACAGTTCAGTTTATGACTATTGCGGTATCTATTTCAATGATCAATGGGATGCCAAATTCCATGACGGTGATGCTCTTGATCTTGATGGAGCCGGCCCGAGGGTTTATATGTCGAGTTATTCGTCAGATGGTATACGATCGGCAGTTAAACACTTTCCCGATTATAAAAAGGGTGCGCTTATAAAGCTTTATGCCGATGGCAAAGCCGATGGTTTATATAATTTAAAAATTGAAGGCATTCAAAATATTGATACCGTAAATTACAAAATAACCCTGCTTGATCATTTTAAGAAAGACTCGTTAGATATCGGCCGTTACAAATCCTACGCTTTCAACATTTTAAAAAGCGATACCAATACTTTTGGCGCCAACCGGTTTGCGCTATCCATCAGGCAATTACCCACATCAGCCTATCAATTGGCAAGTTTTACCGCTCAAAAAGCTACAGACGGCATTTTACTTACCTGGCGTGCTTATAATGAGGGCAGTAATTACTTCTTCACACTTGAAAAACAAGAGGAAAACGGCACCAATTACTCGCCAATTTATCAGTTGCAAAGCAATGGCGGCACAATTTATAAGTATACGGATAAAACACCAAACTCGGGCAATAACATTTACCGCTTAAAACAGGTTGATTTATTTGGTAACATCACTTATTCGGCCCCTGTTAATATTTACTACGACAAAAGTGGTAATGCCAATATGTTTACCCTTTATCCCAACCCCACTGCCGAAACTATTAATGTAAACGTAACCTTCGGCAAAACATCATCAGCAACAACCGGAAGCTATAAATTAAACATTTATGATGCGACAGGAACATTGGTGACACAAAGATCATCAGCTAACAGTAGCTGGTGCGAAAACGTTTCGCAGTTTAAACCAGGTGTTTATATTGTTGAATTAACAGAAAATGGCGGAAATTCGTTGGGAAAAGCTAAGTTTGTAAAAAAATAA
- a CDS encoding LamG-like jellyroll fold domain-containing protein — protein MKRLYIFLIVLTLPAIQLLAQTAPGITYSPSTNVYTVGTTITTLSPTTSGGAVSPANYGAVSTFVSANSAYSVFIDGSNNVFTTDFNNGYVYKYNSAGTNTLFINTPYFQTSEVAVDGSGNIYVSCYLNNVVLKYSSTGTLLNTITGFSSPLGIAFDASNNAYVADSGSGKIIKIAAGTAATSTFLSGFTSAYGIIIDASGNTYVSQQTQNNVIKVANGSTTKTTFATGFNGPRHLGEDAYGNIYVADYGNNAIKRISSTGTVTSILSTGLNSPRQAAFDSNGNLFEADYGTNTIKESLATSYSISATLPAGLSFSTTTGQITGTPTATSASTNYTITAYNTGGSGSTVVNITVNSGPPSVTNGSACGAGAVTLTASGGFPSGGTYNWYAASSGGTALQSTTSATYTPTIVTTKTFYVSYTTGGIETSRTPVTATIYPEVSSPYSGAMLSYPFEGNANDVSGNSNNGTLQASPTLTTDRYGAANTAYNFNGSTQYVSTAKSYVNPSTFTISLWFNTTVPGGRLFGFGANATGLNFQYDRHIYMNSAGQLYFGIWVGSYATINTTTSYSDGNWHHVIVTVGSSGSFLYVDGSLQASDATMTTPENTTGYWRIGYDNLGIWPSAPANPYFTGKLDDIAVYSRVLTSAEITASNDINQIGAYAPVCAGSALTIYAPTITGATYTWTDPSGATKTGQNPTFASAVAGTYSLTVTGGPGGCSSTATYTPTLLTAVSSAFTATSPVFGSGTSTITYTGTDPATSTFTWDFGGGTPATGTGSGPFSVTWSTTGTKTITLTVTNTAGCSSTSTQTVVYSAALAGYGFSKPIVLNTSSITGGISSTLTNFPALVYIQDDALKTGNACGDKVQFPSGNGGGLAAGTNYDFAFTLAGSTTELNYQIDTYDQVNGILLAWVRITSLTSTNTSLTFYFGSATPTHTAAFATSTWSSDYLAVYHFSEGSATATVLDATSNGRNLTQSNTTISNDEIHVAAGIPVVGGGYSFNGTSSKIIQSAGTNPDITGKFTLSAWVLYNGTNTSDNKIISDELNYGHGYKISVKSGKIETETRTTANPVPGNLLQTGAVSSGTWTYIQGEFDGTKFINFVNGTASATTVTGYAPEAGNVISLGVDYLSTTSATNFYNGYMDEVRISNVAKSADWIKAEYYNQSNPTTFTNYSGSVSAYPTNASALTGALVYTWTGTASTDPTAATNWDIGQAPVFNSKTSFVVPVVATGNYPALTADEGIYGLTIANGASLNLNGHILSVGCNIYNNTTTGGTGILNASNMASSINWNGSLAAQSYTGTNNTNTAVLGNMTVNNSASGTITIKSGPVDVYNLLTMTQGNLVIDNASNGLLTLKSTASQSAAVAVIPAACKITGQVAVERFLTGGNSLSNRGYRVLSSPVNQTSATIASTNTFAMNYMGSHTYNGVTYAGAMTAGLNGSTNGFTISNANPTIYLYKEPLKIDNKTFTSGKHIGVNNIYTSGGNSVIDLTDGTTTKAVPIGNGFIMYFVGPSSRTSGSTSITPADATMSATGYLNQQGFTVNLWYTPAGGANKLSNSATALPGYNLVGNPYASTIDLSKVLADNASAATGIDNIYILSAKNSPNQTYTVYTAAGTSAPTGTGGQGYALSGEGFMVHVKSSAGNNGVLTFSESEKAPSVQLTGTSLIMAGPQKPVLASNGGLNMGLSFNALSPNSVQRDSLTGLYMKMEKDSLTYDYCGIYFGQKWGANFQDGDARDLDGAGPQVYMSSLSADGIRSAVKHFPDYRKGLKIKLYADGKTNGMYTLRMEGIRNIDTNNYKITLLDHFKKDSTDIGRYKSYAFNVLKSDTNTFGANRFELSIQQLPGARYQLATFTAQKATDGVLVTWRTYNEGSNYFFTLEKQQSNGTDFSPVYQTQSDGGTIYKYTDKTPNTGNNVYRLKQVDLFGNITYSAPVSVYYDNSGNASLFSLYPNPTVEKINVNVTYGKTNTAASTYKLTIYDVTGMMVLQKTADSSAFSENVSQFKPGVYVVELKDKGGNSLGKAKFMKK, from the coding sequence TTGAAACGTTTATACATCTTTTTAATAGTCCTGACATTGCCGGCAATACAACTCCTGGCACAAACCGCGCCAGGCATTACTTATTCGCCCTCAACAAATGTTTACACTGTAGGCACCACAATTACAACACTTTCTCCCACAACTTCGGGCGGGGCGGTATCCCCTGCTAATTACGGTGCTGTTTCTACATTTGTAAGTGCAAACAGTGCCTACAGCGTTTTCATTGATGGTTCAAATAATGTTTTTACTACCGATTTTAACAATGGCTATGTATATAAATATAACTCAGCCGGTACAAATACCCTTTTTATTAATACGCCATACTTTCAAACATCAGAGGTAGCGGTAGATGGATCAGGTAACATATATGTTTCTTGTTATTTAAACAATGTTGTTTTAAAATATAGTTCAACAGGAACGTTATTGAATACAATAACCGGTTTCAGTAGCCCTTTGGGAATTGCGTTTGATGCATCAAATAATGCATATGTGGCCGATAGTGGTTCGGGTAAAATCATTAAAATTGCCGCAGGTACAGCTGCAACAAGCACCTTTTTATCTGGTTTCACATCAGCATATGGAATAATTATCGACGCATCTGGTAACACATACGTTTCGCAGCAAACGCAAAACAATGTAATTAAAGTTGCCAACGGATCAACCACCAAAACCACATTTGCAACCGGCTTTAACGGTCCGAGGCATTTAGGTGAAGATGCGTATGGCAATATATACGTGGCCGATTACGGCAACAATGCCATCAAACGCATTAGCAGTACCGGTACCGTTACCAGTATACTATCAACAGGGTTAAACAGCCCCCGTCAGGCAGCATTCGACTCCAATGGTAACCTGTTTGAGGCCGACTATGGCACCAATACGATAAAAGAATCGTTAGCTACCAGCTATTCTATCAGCGCCACTTTGCCCGCAGGTTTGAGTTTCAGTACAACAACAGGCCAAATTACCGGCACCCCCACAGCCACATCAGCTTCAACCAACTATACTATTACAGCCTACAATACAGGTGGCAGCGGCAGTACAGTGGTAAATATAACGGTAAATTCAGGCCCCCCGTCGGTTACCAACGGCTCAGCTTGTGGTGCTGGTGCGGTCACCTTAACTGCATCTGGCGGGTTCCCGTCGGGCGGAACTTATAACTGGTATGCGGCATCCTCCGGCGGCACAGCTTTACAGAGTACCACATCTGCCACGTACACGCCCACTATTGTAACCACAAAAACATTTTATGTTTCATATACCACCGGTGGCATAGAAACGTCGCGCACGCCCGTAACAGCAACTATTTATCCTGAAGTTTCATCGCCTTACAGCGGGGCTATGCTATCTTATCCGTTTGAAGGCAATGCCAATGACGTATCTGGTAACAGCAACAACGGAACTTTACAGGCAAGCCCAACCCTCACAACAGACAGGTATGGCGCTGCCAATACGGCTTATAACTTTAACGGCAGTACACAGTACGTTTCAACCGCAAAATCATACGTAAATCCATCTACGTTCACTATTAGCTTATGGTTTAACACCACAGTTCCTGGTGGAAGGTTATTTGGCTTTGGCGCGAATGCCACAGGCTTAAATTTCCAATATGACCGCCATATTTACATGAATAGTGCCGGGCAGCTATATTTTGGGATATGGGTAGGCAGTTATGCTACCATAAATACAACTACAAGTTATAGCGATGGCAACTGGCACCATGTTATTGTGACTGTTGGTTCAAGCGGATCGTTTTTATATGTAGATGGCAGCTTGCAAGCTTCTGATGCTACGATGACTACGCCCGAAAACACTACCGGATACTGGCGTATTGGTTATGATAACCTCGGTATCTGGCCATCTGCACCGGCCAACCCTTATTTTACCGGTAAACTTGATGACATCGCTGTGTACAGTCGCGTGTTAACATCGGCAGAAATTACAGCATCTAATGACATTAATCAAATAGGCGCCTATGCACCGGTTTGCGCAGGTAGTGCACTTACCATTTACGCCCCTACCATCACCGGGGCTACTTACACCTGGACAGATCCTTCAGGCGCTACAAAAACCGGCCAAAACCCAACATTTGCCAGTGCCGTAGCCGGCACCTATTCGCTCACCGTAACCGGTGGGCCCGGTGGCTGCAGTTCGACAGCCACATATACACCAACCTTACTTACCGCGGTATCATCGGCATTTACAGCTACTTCGCCAGTGTTTGGTTCCGGGACATCCACCATTACCTATACGGGTACCGACCCCGCAACGTCAACTTTCACCTGGGATTTTGGCGGCGGCACACCGGCAACCGGAACAGGAAGCGGCCCTTTTTCGGTTACCTGGAGTACTACCGGCACCAAAACTATTACGCTAACGGTAACCAATACCGCAGGCTGCAGCTCAACATCAACGCAAACCGTTGTTTACAGTGCCGCACTGGCCGGCTATGGTTTCAGCAAGCCAATTGTGTTAAACACATCATCAATTACAGGTGGCATATCATCAACCCTTACAAATTTCCCCGCGCTGGTTTATATACAGGATGATGCGCTAAAAACAGGCAATGCCTGTGGCGATAAAGTGCAATTCCCCAGTGGCAACGGCGGTGGGCTTGCGGCAGGTACAAACTACGATTTTGCTTTTACGCTTGCAGGCAGCACTACCGAATTGAATTACCAGATTGACACCTACGATCAGGTTAACGGAATATTGTTAGCCTGGGTAAGAATAACCTCCTTAACATCAACAAATACCAGCCTTACATTTTACTTTGGGTCGGCTACCCCTACCCACACCGCGGCGTTTGCCACATCCACATGGTCAAGCGATTACCTGGCAGTTTACCATTTTAGCGAAGGATCTGCCACGGCTACCGTATTGGATGCAACAAGCAATGGGCGAAACCTAACCCAATCAAATACAACCATAAGCAACGATGAGATTCACGTAGCAGCCGGCATACCGGTTGTTGGCGGAGGCTATAGTTTTAATGGTACAAGCAGTAAAATCATTCAAAGCGCCGGCACAAATCCCGACATTACCGGCAAATTCACACTATCGGCATGGGTGTTATATAACGGAACAAATACAAGCGACAACAAGATAATATCCGACGAGTTGAACTATGGCCATGGCTACAAAATAAGCGTTAAATCGGGAAAAATTGAAACAGAAACACGAACAACGGCCAATCCCGTGCCCGGCAATCTTTTGCAAACCGGCGCTGTATCGTCGGGAACGTGGACTTATATTCAGGGCGAGTTTGATGGCACCAAGTTTATAAATTTTGTTAACGGAACGGCTTCGGCTACCACAGTAACCGGGTATGCCCCTGAAGCCGGTAACGTAATTTCATTAGGGGTTGATTACCTTAGTACTACCAGTGCGACCAATTTTTACAACGGTTATATGGATGAAGTGCGCATCTCAAACGTTGCAAAATCGGCCGATTGGATAAAAGCGGAATATTACAATCAATCAAATCCTACAACTTTTACAAATTACAGTGGTTCTGTTTCTGCTTATCCAACCAACGCTTCGGCACTCACTGGTGCCCTTGTATATACATGGACAGGTACCGCCAGTACCGACCCAACCGCAGCAACTAACTGGGACATAGGCCAGGCACCCGTATTTAACAGCAAAACATCTTTTGTGGTTCCGGTTGTAGCTACAGGTAATTACCCGGCTTTAACTGCCGATGAGGGGATTTATGGCCTTACCATTGCCAATGGCGCATCGCTTAATTTAAATGGTCATATTTTGAGTGTTGGATGTAATATTTACAACAATACAACCACCGGCGGCACAGGGATACTTAACGCGAGCAATATGGCATCGTCAATTAACTGGAACGGATCGCTGGCGGCACAATCCTATACCGGCACCAATAATACCAACACCGCCGTGTTGGGCAACATGACGGTAAATAACTCGGCATCGGGCACAATTACAATCAAAAGCGGGCCGGTAGATGTATACAATTTGTTAACCATGACACAGGGCAACCTGGTTATTGACAATGCCAGCAATGGATTATTGACATTAAAAAGTACGGCTTCGCAATCGGCAGCTGTTGCCGTGATTCCGGCGGCCTGCAAAATCACTGGCCAGGTTGCGGTAGAACGTTTTTTAACCGGGGGTAACTCTTTATCAAACAGGGGCTACCGGGTATTATCGTCGCCTGTTAATCAAACAAGTGCCACCATAGCATCAACCAACACTTTTGCTATGAATTATATGGGCAGCCACACTTACAACGGTGTTACCTATGCAGGCGCTATGACTGCCGGATTGAATGGCAGTACAAATGGCTTTACCATTTCAAACGCCAACCCAACCATCTATTTGTACAAAGAACCGCTTAAAATTGATAATAAAACCTTTACATCGGGTAAGCACATTGGTGTTAATAATATTTACACATCCGGAGGCAACAGTGTGATTGACCTTACCGACGGCACTACTACAAAAGCGGTACCTATCGGCAATGGCTTTATCATGTACTTTGTAGGCCCAAGCAGCCGTACAAGCGGCTCCACATCCATAACACCGGCAGATGCAACCATGAGCGCGACAGGTTATCTAAATCAGCAGGGCTTTACTGTAAACTTATGGTATACACCTGCCGGCGGCGCAAACAAATTATCAAATTCAGCAACGGCGTTACCGGGTTATAACCTGGTGGGCAACCCTTATGCATCAACAATTGATTTAAGTAAAGTATTGGCCGACAACGCTTCAGCAGCTACCGGGATAGATAATATTTATATCCTATCGGCCAAAAACAGCCCTAATCAAACTTATACTGTGTACACAGCTGCGGGCACCTCGGCACCTACCGGAACCGGCGGCCAGGGCTACGCGTTAAGCGGCGAAGGTTTTATGGTACATGTTAAAAGTTCGGCCGGCAATAACGGCGTACTAACGTTCAGTGAATCGGAAAAAGCGCCTTCGGTTCAGCTTACAGGAACTTCCCTTATTATGGCCGGGCCGCAAAAACCGGTCTTAGCAAGCAATGGCGGCCTAAATATGGGCTTAAGCTTTAATGCCCTCAGCCCCAACAGCGTACAGCGAGACAGCCTTACCGGCCTGTACATGAAAATGGAAAAGGACAGCCTTACCTATGATTATTGCGGTATTTACTTTGGTCAAAAGTGGGGAGCAAACTTCCAGGATGGCGACGCACGGGATCTTGACGGGGCCGGACCACAGGTTTACATGTCCAGTTTATCGGCAGATGGGATCCGGTCGGCAGTGAAACACTTCCCTGACTACCGGAAAGGGTTAAAAATTAAGCTGTATGCCGATGGTAAAACCAATGGTATGTATACTTTAAGAATGGAAGGCATCCGCAATATTGACACCAATAACTATAAGATAACATTGCTTGATCATTTTAAAAAGGATTCTACCGATATCGGCCGCTACAAGTCATACGCTTTCAATGTGCTAAAAAGCGATACCAATACCTTTGGCGCCAACCGCTTCGAGCTTTCCATCCAGCAGCTTCCGGGCGCCAGATACCAGTTGGCAACATTTAC